A region from the Triticum urartu cultivar G1812 chromosome 1, Tu2.1, whole genome shotgun sequence genome encodes:
- the LOC125522594 gene encoding ethylene-responsive transcription factor 2-like: MPPRRWETWGYRGVRVRPSGGFSAEIQFRGMRLGLSNFDTANEAARAYDATVWRLRWPHRTLNFPNVPTRERAQELAPLPRLSTDEDRRDNRRREHRLGITEMDEEAMVLWHQHFPHDIINEREFYTQRRTERDKRRAE; this comes from the coding sequence ATGCCGCCGCGTCGCTGGGAAACTTGGGGATACCGCGGCGTCCGCGTGCGCCCCTCCGGCGGCTTCTCCGCCGAGATCCAGTTCCGCGGGATGCGCCTCGGCCTCAGCAATTTCGACACCGCCAACGAGGCCGCCCGCGCATACGACGCGACGGTGTGGCGCCTCCGGTGGCCTCATAGAACATTGAACTTCCCCAACGTGCCAACGCGGGAGCGGGCGCAGGAGCTCGCGCCTCTGCCGCGGCTTAGCACCGACGAGGATCGTCGCGACAACCGGAGGCGGGAGCACCGTCTCGGCATCACCGAGATggacgaggaagccatggtgcTGTGGCACCAACACTTCCCGCATGACATCATCAACGAGCGCGAGTTCTACACGCAAAGGAGGACGGAGAGGGATAAGAGGAGGGCGGAGTGA